GGCCGACTTCTACCAGACCGAGGGTATCGTCCTCGGCGAGCAGGTCAACCTGAAAACCCTGCTCGGGTTGCTCAAGCTGTTCGCCGAGGAGGTGGCCGGCGCGGCCAGCGCCGACGTGCGCTACGAGCCCGCCTACTTTCCGTTCACGGAGCCGTCGGTGGAGGTGTTCATCCGCCACCCCACGGTGGGCTGGATCGAACTCGGCGGGTCGGGAATTTTTCGCCCCGAGGTGACCCGCCCGCTCGGAGTAGACGTGCCGGTGCTGGCGTGGGGCCTGGGCATCGACCGCATGGCGATGATGTCGCTGGGCATCGATGACATCCGCGACCTGTTCTCGCCCGACCTGGACCAGGTGCGTCGGCGCGTGGCGCACTGAGCGGGAGAACCATGCCGACCGTTGACGGACGAGACGAGTTGCTCGCCGGGCTGTTGGGCGCCGCGGTGCCGGGTGGCACGCAGAGCGAGAGGATCGATGCCGACTATTGACGTACGGGACGAGTTGCTCGCCAGCCTGCTAGGCGCCGCGGTGCCGGCGGACGATGAGCTGGAGCGGCTGCTGTCCACCGCCAAGGCGGAGGTGGAGGGCTACGATCCGGCTACCGGCGTGCGCCGGGTCGAACTCAAGGACACCAGCCGGCCCGACCTGTGGACCACCCCCGGGCTGGCCCGCCACCTGCGCTGCTACCGCGGCGACGCGCTGCCCGACTACCCGTTCGTATCCACCGGCGCGGCGCCGCCGGACACCGGTGAACGGGTGGTGGAGGTAGACCCGGCGCTGGAGACGATCCGGCCCTGCATCGCCGCGTTCACGGCCGCCGGGCCGCCGGTCGGCGAGGCGCTGCTGCTGGAGCTGATCCAGTCGCAGGAGAAGCTGTCCGACAGCTACGGCCAGCGCCGCCGCGCCATCGCCATGGGCCTGTACCGCGCCGCCGCCATCGAGTGGCCGGTGCGCTACCGCGCCGCGTCGCCGGACACCACCCGCTTCGTGCCGCTCGGCTTCGAGCACGAGTTGTCGCTGACCGAGATACTCGACCACCACCCCAAGGGGAAGGAATATGGTCACATCGTGCGCGGGCAGCCGGCGTTCCCCTACCTGGAGGACGCCGCCGGCGCCACGCTGTCGTTCCCGCCGGTGATCAACAGCGCCGGTCTCGGCAGCGTCGAAGTGGGCGACGACTACTTCTTTGTCGAATTGACGGGGCCGCACCTGGACACACTGCTGCTGGTGGCCTCGATCGCCGCCTGCGATCTGGCCGACGCCGGCTACGCCATCAAGCCGGTGCTGGTCCGCTACCCCTACCACACCGCCCACGGCCGCGACGTGGTGACGCCGCGCTACTTCCAGGCGGAGACCCGCATCGAGTTGGCGGCCGCCGAACGCCTGCTCGGCGAGACGATCGCCCCCGAGGAGGGGCGCCGGCTGGTGCAGCGCATGGGCAGCCGAGCGCGCGTGGAAGGATCTTCGGTGGTGGTGACCCCGCCGCCCTACCGCAACGACTTCATGCACGCCGTCGACGTGGTGGAGGAAATCGCCATCGGGCGCGGGCTCGGCAGCTTCGAGCCGGAGCTGCCGGACGAGTTCACGCCCGGCCACCTGACCGAGCAGACCCGCTTCGGGCGCGCGGCACGCGACGTGCTGGTGGGGCTCGGCTACCAGGAGATGATCTTCAACTACCTCGGCGCGCGCCGCGACTACACCGAGCGCATGAACGCGCCCGACCGGGTGCTGGTGGAGGTGGCCAACCCGATGACCGAGAACTACGCCGTGGTGCGCGACTCGATCATCCCCTGCCTGCTCGCCGCCGAGATGAGCTCCCAGAACGCCGCCTACCCGCACCACATGTTCGAGGTCGGCAAGGTGGCGCTGCCCGACGACGCCGACCCCACCGGCTCGCGCACCGTCGACGCCTGTACGCTGCTGGTGGCGGACCGCGCCGCCGGCTTCAACGACGCCAGCGCCCACCTCGCCGCGCTGCTGTTCTACCTCGGCGCCGAGCACCGCCTCATCGAGCTGGACGACCCCCGCTTCATCCCCGGCCGCGCCGCCCGCGTCGAGGCCGCCTCCCCGGCCGCCTCCGCCGCGGAAGGCGGCGAGCGCACCTGGACCCCGATCGGCGTGCTCGGCGAACTGCACCCCGCCGTGCTGGAGCACTGGTCGATCGGCATGCCCTGCGCCACCGTCGAGCTCCACCTCGACCCCCTGCGCACCACCCTGCACGGCACCTGAGCCGACGCCCGTTGCGCCCTGTCCTTGGAGATATATCTCATGGTATACTGCTCCGAGGATGGAATTCGTGGGGAAGACGGGTAGCTATCGAGGCATCGCCAAGGTGTTCTGGAGCGGGAGAAGTCAGGCGGTCAGGTTACCGGCGGCGTGTCGGTTCGAGACCTCCGAGGTCGAGGTGATCAAGGAGGGAGACCAGGTCACCCTGCGTCCACGCGGGAAGAACTGGCGTGCCTACTTCGACCGGGACACGCGCGGGTCACTGCCGGCAAGGCAGCAGCCGCCGCTTGAAGAGCGGGACCAGCTTCGTTGAGATACATGCTCGATACCAATATCTGTATCTACGTCATCAACGAGCGCGATCACGGTGTCCGGGAACGGTTCGAGGAACACTCCGCCCGGATATGCATCTCGTCAATCACGTACGCGGAGCTGTGCTACGGGGTCGTGAATTCGGCTCACATCGAGCGCAACACACGGGAGCTGGACGCGTTTCGGCTCGACCTGGAGATCCAGCCGTTCGGGGCGGAGGCGGGGATGCACTACGCGGAAATCCGGCGTGCCTTGCGGCAGCGCGGCACCGCGATCGGCGCCAACGCCCTCCTCCTTGCAGCCCATGCCCGCAGCCTGGGCGCTGTCCTGGTCACCAACAACCGCAACGAGTTCGACCGGGTGCCGGAACTGAACGTCGAGAACTGGGTATGAAGATCATACCTGGACGGCCCGTTCGCCCGTTGGCGAGTGCTTTGGAGACGTCATGCTGACCCGCATCGAGCTGCAGTCCTATCTGCTGCCACCGGAGGATGCCCAGCTCAGGTTCCCGGACGAATTCTGGCCGGAGCAGCGGCAGGAGTACGGTGACAGTCCGGTTCCTGCTGATCTGTGAGGCGCAGACCCGAAGCAGAGGTTGCGGGAGGTGCTGCTGAGCGCGGGAGGGCAGCGCGGCGTCCGGCGCAGAAAGAGATTCATCGCAGGGTTCGGCGGGCTCCGCAGGCAGCTCACGGAGAATCTGCCGCTCGGCGGACCCTTGGAGCAGGTGCCGCATGGGTGCGATTCCGCAACGATGTTTTCGGGGTGGTGAGAACCCGACTGGGCGGTTGATGCTGCCGGCGTCGGAGCGGGGGTGCGGAGCGTCGTCTCCGTTGGCGGCGGTGGGCGGAGCGCGTATGATGGGCCATGGCAGAGAGAAGCGGCGACTGGTTTCGGCAGGCGCGGCGCGATCTCGACAGTGCCCGAGCACAGCGGGCGGCGGAGTTCTTCGAATGGGCGTGTTTCATTTCCCAGCAGGCGAGCGAGAAGGCGCTGAAGGCGGCGTTGCAGAAGCTCGGCGGCGAGGCCTGGGGCCACTCGATTGCCGATCTGCTCAGAACGCTGAAGGAACGGGTGGAGGTGCCCGCCGACCTGCACGTCTCGGCCGTCAACCTGGACCGTTACTATATTCCCTCCCGCTACCCCAACGGCTGGGCGGGCGGCAGTCCCGCCGACTACTTCACGGATGAGGACGCAGATGGCGCGATCGGTCATTCAGAAGCAATCCTGCGGTTCTGTGAAGGTGTTCTGGCTGGACCGGGACCTGCTGAAGTGCCGGATCAGGAAGGCGGCGAGGAACCTGAGTCGTGACCATGAAGCGGTCGTCCGGGTTGTCCTGTTCGGTTCGGTGGCTTCCGGCCGCGCCCTTCCGTCAAGCGATGCAGACATCCTCATCGTCGTGCGAGCCTCCGACGTCCCGCTCATCGATCGCGCCGCCGGGTTTCGTGAATACTTCGCCGACATCGGAGTAGGCGCAGATCTGTTCGTATACACCGAGCAGGAGGTGGCCGCCGGAACCATCCCCCTGGCCGCCACCGCGCTGCGAACGGGAATCGATCTCGTTTTGTCCAAGCTCTCCCGAGCGCCGTAATCGCGCCACGAATCAGGTGGTCCGTTCCCGTGCGCCACGGCAAGCGCAGCTAGCTGAGTAAATGCTCAATAGCCGTTCCGATCATAGGGCGGCGAGGTAGGCGGCGCCGGCCTGGTCGGCGTGGTGGCGGGTCCAGTCGGCGAGCAGGGTGCGGTGCTGCTGGAGCATGGCCTGGTGCGGCGGCGATGCGGCGAGGTTCACGGTTTCCAGGGGGTCGTCGTGCAGGTCGCACAGCAGCTCCTCCGAGACGCCGGCGTGGTGGTAGACGCAGTACTTGTAGCGGGCGCTGCGCAGCATCCGCCCGGACACCGTTTCGCTGACGGTGAACACCGGCCACTCCGGCGCCGGCTCGGCCTGCGCGAGACCCATGAAGCTGCGGCCGGGCAGGCCGGCGGGGGGAGCGACGCCGGCCAGGTCGCACAGGGTGGGCAGCAGGTCGATGCCGTTGTTGACCAGGTGGCTGTCGTCGATCCGGCCTGCAGGCACGCGGTCCGGCCAGCGCACCAGCAGCGGCACGTGCGCGGCCGCCTCGTAGAAGGAGCGCTTCATGGTGAGGCGGTGCTCGCCGTCGTGGTCGCCGTGGTCGCTGGTGAAGATCACTACCGTGTCGCGCTCCAGGCCCGACTCCCGCAGCGCGTCGAGCACGATGCCGATCTGCCGGTCCACGTCGGCCATGCAGTGACGGTAGAAACCGCGGTACAGGCGCCATTGCCGGTCGCTCCAGGAGTGCGCGCTGCGGCCGAAGCGGCGGTTCAGGCCCAGCTCCAGGGTCGCCTCGTCGCCGAGCGTGCCGTCGCGGAATTCGCTGATCCAGCGCGGCTCGGCGCGTGTCGGTGCGAGGTTCTCCGGCAGCGGCGGGGACGCGTCGAGCGTTGCCGGCGCGAAGGAAGGGTGATCGGCGCCGCGCGGCAGCACGTGGCAGATGTCGTGCGGATTGATGAACGAGGCCCACAGGAAGAACGGCTGCGATGAACGCGCCGGCTCGCTCCCGCGCCGCAGGAGGAATTCGCGGCTGCGCAGCGCCAGCTCCTCGCGCGAGTCGCCGGTCAGGCTGCGGAAGCCGAACCGTCCCTCCACCTCGGGCGTGAACGCCGGGACGCCCTCGACGTGCAGCTTGCCGCCGTAGACGGTGTCGTAACCGGCCGTGCGCAGACACTGGCCCAACTGCGGCGTCGACAGCCAGTCGGCGATGGCGGGCAGCGGCGTGCCGTTGCTCTGCCGGTTGGTCTCCAGGCCGCCGAAACGGTGCGGGAAGTATCCGGTGAGGAGGCTGTAGCGCGACGGCACGCACACCGGGTTGGCGGCGTAGGTCAGCTCGAAGCGGGTGCCCTCGCGCGCCAGCCGATCAAGCGCCGGCGTGCGCACGTACCGGTCGCCGGCGTATCCCGCCAGCCGATGGTGCTGCTGATCGGTGGTGATCAGCAGGATGTTGGGCCGCGCGGACGGCGCCGCGCCGCCGGAGGAACCGGATGCAGCGGTACGCGGGCGCGGCATTACTCGACACGTTCCCAGGCCACGCGGCTGCCGGTGCCGGGTTCGGTCGCCGCGGGCGGGGTCAGGTGCAGGGTGAGCCGGGAGCCGTCGAGTTCGATCCAGCGGGTCAGGTCAGTGCCCACCGCGGCGGGCAGGAGAGCGCATTCGATGCGATGCGTTACCGTGCCGGCGGCGGAGTCCACCTGGTAGCTGCCGGCGTAGGCGAGGTAGCCGCCGAGCACGTCCCGCAACTGGTCTGCGGAAGCCGCCACGACACCGTCATCGGTCAGCTCGCCGCGGTTGCGGCGCATCACCTGCACGAACACCCGCCCGCCGCGGTTGTACGACAGATAGCCGAGGGCGTCGGGGCCCATGGGATGGCTGACGCCGTCAGCGGAGACAATCTCCCAGGACACCAGGCGCCAGGTTCCCACGAGGTCAGCGGCAACGACGGCATCGAAATGACTGCGCAGGGATTGCACCGAGTCGAACGCCCGAAAGTTCCCTGCGTCAATGTCTGCGATTCCGGCGCTGGCGGCGTATCACAGGGCCTCGAGACGCGCTGCGGCTTCTGCCTCCCGGTGCTCCATCAGGCGGAGGCCCTCTCGCAGCACTTCACTCGCGTTCTGGTAACGGCCGGACCCGACCATGCGGTTGACGAACCGGGTCTGATGATCGGTAAGGACGACGTTGCGCGTAGGCACTTCTGTATCGCTCTATGGCGTATTATGCCAATGGAGCACTACCGGTGGCAAGGGAGCGGCGGCGAAGGAGGGCGAATGAGATCAAGGGCTCAGGTGCGGGCGAACAGGTAGGCGCGGTTGCGGCGGCCTACCAGCTCGATGGCGCCCATACGGCGCAGCGTGTAGGTCGTCATGCCGGCCAGCGACGCAGGCATGGTGCCGGCCGCGGCCAGCGTGCGGTTGGTGAACGGCTCCTCCAGGTGCGGCGGCAGCAGGCGGGCGAAGTCGGCGGGGGATTGGAAGCGGCGCCGCTCGCACACTTCCAGCAGCCGGGTGTCGAGGATGCTGACGCCGCGGCGCCGCCAACTGCCGCGCCCGTCCGCACAGCGCAGTTCCTCCACCTCGACGATCAGCACTTCGAGGGAGAAGTTGGGGTGTCCGACCAGGTGCGGGATGCGCACCAGCTCGGCAAACAGGTCGCGGTAGGCGCCCCGCTTCGGCGACGCGCGGCGGCGCAGCACGCTGCCGTCCGGCGCGGTGGTGACAATCCACTTGCGCCGCGCGATGGGGTACACCAGCCGCACGCGGTAGCCGCGCACTAGCCGGGTCAGCTTGCGCGCCAGCTTGGCGAAGCTGCCGGTCTGGATCTCGATCAGGGTGCCGCGCCGCACCAGGTCGATGACGCAGCCCTCCAGCGGCACCTCGGCGCGGTCGCCGGGCAGCGCGTACCAGCGCTTGAGTTGGGCGTGCAGCGACCGCTCGCGCAACTCTCCTATGGAATGCGCGGCAGGGGCGGCTGAAACTGCGACAACCTGATCAGCCATCGTTCCTCACACCTATTATTGTCGGATGCCGGTGAGACGTGCCAACAACGAAACGGCCTGGCTGAAGCGCCATGCGGTACATGCGGGTACATGCGAGGGTGAGTTGCCGAGCGTGCCCGAAACGCTTAGCATGGAGAGCGACGTTCAGGAGCGTCGCGATGCCCGACGACATCGTACAGAGAACACGCGGGGCCGACGAAATACGACATGATGAGTTCGAAAGAGCGCAGCGAAACGGTCATTGCCGACCGACTGGTCGGGGCGTGGCCCCGTGTCATGGCCTTGGCGAGACAGGCATGAGCGATCCGGGCCGCGACCTGTCGTCTTGCCTCGGCGCTCAAACATTCAGCACCGTCATGGCCGATCCGCCTTGGCGGTTCTTGAACCGGACGGGAAAGGTCGCTCCAGAGCATCGGCGGCTGTCACGCTACACGACGCTGACGGTCGAAGAGATATGCTCGCTTCCCGTGGCCCAGCACCTCCGTGATACAGCTCATTGCTACTTGTGGGTGCCGAATGC
The genomic region above belongs to Spirochaetaceae bacterium and contains:
- the pheT gene encoding phenylalanine--tRNA ligase subunit beta — protein: MPTIDVRDELLASLLGAAVPADDELERLLSTAKAEVEGYDPATGVRRVELKDTSRPDLWTTPGLARHLRCYRGDALPDYPFVSTGAAPPDTGERVVEVDPALETIRPCIAAFTAAGPPVGEALLLELIQSQEKLSDSYGQRRRAIAMGLYRAAAIEWPVRYRAASPDTTRFVPLGFEHELSLTEILDHHPKGKEYGHIVRGQPAFPYLEDAAGATLSFPPVINSAGLGSVEVGDDYFFVELTGPHLDTLLLVASIAACDLADAGYAIKPVLVRYPYHTAHGRDVVTPRYFQAETRIELAAAERLLGETIAPEEGRRLVQRMGSRARVEGSSVVVTPPPYRNDFMHAVDVVEEIAIGRGLGSFEPELPDEFTPGHLTEQTRFGRAARDVLVGLGYQEMIFNYLGARRDYTERMNAPDRVLVEVANPMTENYAVVRDSIIPCLLAAEMSSQNAAYPHHMFEVGKVALPDDADPTGSRTVDACTLLVADRAAGFNDASAHLAALLFYLGAEHRLIELDDPRFIPGRAARVEAASPAASAAEGGERTWTPIGVLGELHPAVLEHWSIGMPCATVELHLDPLRTTLHGT
- the vapB gene encoding type II toxin-antitoxin system VapB family antitoxin — encoded protein: MGKTGSYRGIAKVFWSGRSQAVRLPAACRFETSEVEVIKEGDQVTLRPRGKNWRAYFDRDTRGSLPARQQPPLEERDQLR
- a CDS encoding PIN domain-containing protein translates to MLDTNICIYVINERDHGVRERFEEHSARICISSITYAELCYGVVNSAHIERNTRELDAFRLDLEIQPFGAEAGMHYAEIRRALRQRGTAIGANALLLAAHARSLGAVLVTNNRNEFDRVPELNVENWV
- a CDS encoding HEPN domain-containing protein translates to MAERSGDWFRQARRDLDSARAQRAAEFFEWACFISQQASEKALKAALQKLGGEAWGHSIADLLRTLKERVEVPADLHVSAVNLDRYYIPSRYPNGWAGGSPADYFTDEDADGAIGHSEAILRFCEGVLAGPGPAEVPDQEGGEEPES
- a CDS encoding sulfatase-like hydrolase/transferase, whose amino-acid sequence is MPRPRTAASGSSGGAAPSARPNILLITTDQQHHRLAGYAGDRYVRTPALDRLAREGTRFELTYAANPVCVPSRYSLLTGYFPHRFGGLETNRQSNGTPLPAIADWLSTPQLGQCLRTAGYDTVYGGKLHVEGVPAFTPEVEGRFGFRSLTGDSREELALRSREFLLRRGSEPARSSQPFFLWASFINPHDICHVLPRGADHPSFAPATLDASPPLPENLAPTRAEPRWISEFRDGTLGDEATLELGLNRRFGRSAHSWSDRQWRLYRGFYRHCMADVDRQIGIVLDALRESGLERDTVVIFTSDHGDHDGEHRLTMKRSFYEAAAHVPLLVRWPDRVPAGRIDDSHLVNNGIDLLPTLCDLAGVAPPAGLPGRSFMGLAQAEPAPEWPVFTVSETVSGRMLRSARYKYCVYHHAGVSEELLCDLHDDPLETVNLAASPPHQAMLQQHRTLLADWTRHHADQAGAAYLAAL
- a CDS encoding lipocalin-like domain-containing protein, whose protein sequence is MGTWRLVSWEIVSADGVSHPMGPDALGYLSYNRGGRVFVQVMRRNRGELTDDGVVAASADQLRDVLGGYLAYAGSYQVDSAAGTVTHRIECALLPAAVGTDLTRWIELDGSRLTLHLTPPAATEPGTGSRVAWERVE
- a CDS encoding type II toxin-antitoxin system ParD family antitoxin, yielding MPTRNVVLTDHQTRFVNRMVGSGRYQNASEVLREGLRLMEHREAEAAARLEAL